The genomic segment atattaatatatgcgttttttaactaaaatgttaaagtgaagacaCATATACagtaataggttatttaatgtgttcatgaAGATAATTTGTtagtagtagtaaagactaaagagcatattttaatagtaaaacaaatttgtgtgtacaaagacatttttagtggtaatgtatatagtagatttttaaatggatatacattagtgtactacagaaaaaaaaaataactattttctataactaaaagcagtttatttctttacttttttacattgtttttacttatgaaaagaattaaatatatattatttgttaaatttaattttattttaataactttgaactgatctacaactattttctttaactaaaagtgtatctatttacctttttttttcaaccaaacaataaattaaaaaaaaatcttcggttagttgtccaagctggagggaaggggtttataaaagaaacttcagagataaaaGAACATGAAGCACAagcaagacaatctgccttcgtatttgacgcacagaggatccaagagatatagaatattgggaaggactccagcgagttaagctcatcgagcaggttggagaaggacggTCAATCTTCAGGGACTGCacaatagtgagtaactcagcacaatcagtctcgaaatgttgacaagtgAATCTTGCaacacgtatccgctccatgaccgacaacaacgcttctaactctgaatgTAGGGGGAGGagctccgtcttagacactttgcccccaacaacaaggtttgctcctcaccaacgcaacaccaccagcccaatcctgaatgcacattggttgctttccaagaaccattaATCTGATAACCAGGTGAAGAAACTTGGACATCCGAAGACGGAGATGGAACTGGCATGACCGCCGTAGAAGAGTGCGCCTCTTCtcaggctaacttatcgcccaaagcctgagcaattatatcattcgcctcgatctctaaatcttgaaaaacttttttatttatggccttccagattacccataaattttatggtaattgaagaagttgatcaggatcaccctgttgagaggcacccctccagaaaacaaaatccaaattcgagtacattgactcatatggaaaaccctctgacgagaccagagtcggagataaatcccaaacttcacatgAGCAAGGACATTCAaggaaaacatgattaatagtctcaaccgcatAGTCGCACCATTTACACCAAATATAACATTGGACAACTCCgtgtatcaatttatttttataaatagtttttacttattaattttattttaaaaaatctaaacccgcacctcgggcgggtcctaatctagttaatATATAACTGATATGACGAGAAATTGAACATATTATTTCATGGAGATACAAATTTTAAAGACATGTCCAGCGATAGTTTCTTTTAGGGATTACATTAAAGTAATAGTAAAGGAAGATAAAAATTGAGAAACGTTTTTCCTTATAGAACCGTAAGAATCGATTCTCTAAACATATGACAGTTTATGataagttaattttctttttccagatttattatttaaatatataataatgtaaaaagaaaatgcttaaaatatattattttgagcaATGATGAACTTTGCTGGCGATGTAGATGGTCTAATTAAGCGGAATGCGAGTTTAAtgtgttcaattttttttaaaaataaattctataaacgaaatctattatatttattattttatgtataaacATCGATTCTTTAAGTCTGAAATCGTATATAAATTAGATTAATGGCCAAATGACACAGAttagttaaaaattattttgaaatagtTGAACTTAAATAAAGTTATAACGGTAATATGATATTATTTTCACAATTTCGCGAGGACATGATCCTActtaaaaccacaaaaacaattcaatatgattaaaaatacaatatattaatatatatagagctGATAGCTAGTTCTAGCTAGGAgaagttttatttgaatttattagataataataataattgtaataacTAGATTAATATCATAATTCTAATCGATCGGCTGATCCAAAAAGATGTTGACAATGTTCACACACGGTTCCAACACTTCCTTGTTCCATATCTTTCTCTGCATCTCAGCTGCATCTTCACCTTCTTTGGCTGCCCTAATTGCCTCTCGAAACGATGCTGTAGCATCCACCTTCTTTATGTCCCACCCGGCATTTCTCAACTTGTAATCTTCCTGATTTGATCCTTTGTGAGCTGAAACGTGTTTTCTTTGATCGATCTCACCGCCTTCTCATAAGCTTCCTTTCTCACAGGATCCCATTTCATTATCTCATTGTCCCCAAACTTGTACATTTTGAGATAGTCACCAAACTCTTGCACTCCTATAGCCTTCCATATCCCCAATGGCTCTTTTGGGGCCTTGCTAGCGCGAAGGAACTCAGCGATCTCCTCGAACATACCTGACTTCATCATGACATCCAAACGTAAGGAAAGATACTCGAATAGCACAGGCTGATCCACATCTATCCAAATGAAACAACAATCATATCTCAAATTGGAGCAGATTGAGCCCTTGTGATCAGAAAACGGATAGTTTTCAGGGTCATGAGATCAGTTTGCAAGGAGAGCGTAGATATAGGAGTTGGATCCACCGGCAAGTATTGGGAGCTTTTTACGTAGAGTAATCTCAGAGATGGCTTTAGCAGCCATAACGCGAAACTCTGCAGCTGTGACTTCTTCAGCCTCCGGGTGTAGTTTACCGAGAAGGTGATGTGGCACTCCACGTAGTTCCGCAATGGTTGATTGATTCGTGGTGATCTTCAAGCCATCATAGAACTGCATCTTGTCAGAGTTGATGATCTCGGCGTTGGAATGTAAAGCCAGATCAACCGGGAGTGATGACTTGCCGGAACCGGTGGCACCCATGATCAAAACCATATTGTCTTTACACTTCATTTTGTAAATTGAGATTGATATAAACACGAATAGACAAACAATGTTGCTAATATCACGTTTTGGTTACGCCAtagacacatatatatatagcgtATGAATGTGTTTATGAATGAATATAAAgtacataaataattttagttctATCTCTATAGTTTTAAATTGTTAGGGATTCTTTATTATTAATTGTTCattcattattttgtaaattaatgaCTTAATTAGcatttttgaagatattttatctagataaaaatgaaactcttttatattactaataaataaacacatatctatatatataaagttaactttgctcacttctccttcctccacatcagcatccacctaatcaattttcttttattttttttgcataaaaaaaatatttttaatattcattaattgcatatttattaattataattataacagtaaaaaataaacaaaaaaggaattaattaaaattaattaaattttagaatagtataaacaataatatattttttagtaaattacaaaattaataactatctaaaaaatgaattaagtaaattcaatgaaaattttaaaatagtaaaaataatactataaatttgttttagtaataatattgttactaaaattataaccaaaaaatgattatattccaaaatttagaatgggttaatgggttttagaatgtaagtaaaaattttaatgcatggtggaataaaaaaaaaacaagttatgtaattgtatttataaaaatctaaacatgaaaataaaattgaagtgaaacattagtttctaagaaacacataccataaagatttattattaaattttacttataagaaagaaaatattaattacttaacttaaaagttttgatctaaaacaaagggGCATacttttttttgagaaaactatgaaaaagaattttgaagaaataatctatctaaaaaacaaaatcaatggtcaggaaatatagaaaaaagaatatgcaaaccgttacaaaaagtggcatgtgatctgtgtagcatatctcataaggtggagatacaattttataacatgatataaaatatatgtaacaaatataacccaaaacattggaattttgttcaaaacaaaaaaaaaacctaaaatattggcaaaaacaacatatttaaagtatactatatctttttttagaagacgaagATGGGGTTACATCACAAtattaacatctgcaaataacatatgagattttagaaatatatgtagCTTGGATTAatgaatagatattcattgtggggtttaaatgtttcatcatttaagcattttTTACTTAGTCTGAAATTATATTATGacagatgatgcatttggacaacctcattgtagcgacatagcaGTCAAACTATTCATGAAACTTTGTCTATTCACATTTAATGTTGgatatcaatatgtttaaatggtctctataattaggttaacgatcgacattgacgttagaatttttaaaattatgttttcatgggatatgaatatggaatgaactcttttaaagataaaatgtcaaaagattgtcgacaatattattgcgacaccaaacaaaatatgttatatatagattagtaaaataagtacg from the Camelina sativa cultivar DH55 chromosome 12, Cs, whole genome shotgun sequence genome contains:
- the LOC104730983 gene encoding LOW QUALITY PROTEIN: adenylate isopentenyltransferase 4 (The sequence of the model RefSeq protein was modified relative to this genomic sequence to represent the inferred CDS: inserted 1 base in 1 codon; substituted 1 base at 1 genomic stop codon), coding for MKCKDNMVLIMGATGSGKSSLPVDLALHSNAEIINSDKMQFYDGLKITTNQSTIAELRGVPHHLLGKLHPEAEEVTAAEFRVMAAKAISEITLRKKLPILAGGSNSYIYALLANXSHDPENYPFSDHKGSICSNLRYDCCFIWIDVDQPVLFEYLSLRLDVMMKSGMFEEIAEFLRASKAPKEPLGIWKAIGVQEFGDYLKMYKFGDNEIMKWDPVRKEAYEKAVRSIKENTFQLTKDQIRKIXKLRNAGWDIKKVDATASFREAIRAAKEGEDAAEMQRKIWNKEVLEPCVNIVNIFLDQPID